Below is a genomic region from Cellulomonas sp. P24.
GACGTTCGACAGTCCCTCGCGGACGACGGCGACGACGTTGTTGGCCCGGCCCGGCGCGACCAGCTCGTCGATCGCGCGTTCCGGGTCACGGTCCGCGCCGTCGACGTCGATCGGGTCGCCGTCGAGCGTGATGCTCAGCGAGGGCGGGAAGCCGAGAGCGCTCTGCGCGAGCTCGAGCTCGGCCCGGACGCGCTGGACGAGCGACACCGCTGCGCCCGGGTCGTCCAGGGTCCGCACGATCACCCGGATCTGCCGGATGCCCGAGTCGACGTGCCCGATCACGGAGTCGATCACGCCGTCGAGCTTCGGGGGCAGCGGGATCGTGGCGTCGGCGCGAGCGGCCTCGAGCTGCAGCCCGGCGGCGAAGAGCTGCTGGATCGCGAGGTCGTGCAGGTCGCGGGCGATCCGGGTGCGCTCGTCGTGGAGGACCGTCTGGCCCTGGACGCGCCGCCCCTCGGCCAGGACGAACGCGAGCGCGGCCTGCGAGGCGAACGTGCGCGACAGCGTCAGGTCGATCGGGTTGAACGGGGGCGCACCGAGCCGACGCAGCAGGACCAGCACGCCGACGCCCTGGCCCGAGGCCCGCATCGGGGCGAACAGCGCCGGGCCGTACTGCGCGAGCAGCGGGTGGACGTCGTCCGCCGCGGCGAGGCTCGAGGTGATCTGGCCCGTGCCGTCCTCGAGGGCCGACGTCACCCGGGGGTCGTCGGTGAGGTCGAGGCCGAGCAGCTGCGCCTGGTCCGGACCGGTGACGATCTCCATGACCAGCTCGCCCCCTCGCCCCGGCAGCACGAGGGCACAGGTGTCGGCCCCGTCGATCTGGCGGGCGGTGGTCGCGATGTGCTCGAGGACCTCTTCCTCGTCGGTGCCCTCCAGCAGCATGGTGGTGATCTGCTGCCCGGCGTTCAGCCACTGCTCGCGGCGCCGCTCGATCGCGTACAGCTCAGCGTTCTCGACCGCGACCGCTGCGGCGGCGGCCAGGGCGAGGACGATGGACTCGTCCTCGGCGACGAACCCGCCGGGCTTCTGGGAGAGGTACAGCGTCCCGTACCGCTCGCCTCGCACGCGCACCGCGGCCCCGAGGAACGAACCCATCGGTGGGTGCCCCGGGGGCAGACCGCCGAAGGCCGGGTGCTGGGTGAGGTCGTCGAGCCGCAGCACACCCGTGTCGGGGATCTGCCCGAGCACACCGGTCGCGTGCGGCGGGTGCCCGAGCGCGGCGACCGTGCGCTCGTCGACGCCGCTCTGGACGAACGTGGTCGACGCGCCGTGCTCGTCCACGATGTTGATCGCTCCGAACCGGGCGCCGGTCAACGACGTGCTCACGGCGACGAACCGTTCGAGAAGACTGCGGATGTCGAGATCCCCGGCGAGATCCAGGATGGCCGTCAGGAGTTCTCCGGTGACGTCCTCGGTCGATCCACTGCGCATGTGCGCCTGCACCCCTACCTGCGAAATCTGCCCTTACCGCACATCACCGTACGCGATGCGGGACCAAGGTCCCACATCCCACGCACAGGCGCCACGAGCGCGGACGGGCGTGTCGCGACGCCGTCTGGGTCGACGACGGCCGACGTCTCACCAACCAACGGTCGGCGGGCACGGCCACCGGTGCTGCGGGCCCGCGTCGAGGACGACACCGTCGCGTTCGACCCGCACCTCGCACGGACACTCGCCCTCAGGCATCACCGCGGCCGCGAACCTCGAGCCGTACTCCGCGATGAGCGGCGACAGGGTGAGCTCGACCTCGGTCCCCCGGTCCGTGGTCGCGACCGCCCGCGTCACCGAGGCGCCGGTGCGCGCCAGGACGTGCCACGGAAGACCGTCGGCATGCCCGCGCGAGCTCTGCAGCACCGTCCCCCCGAACGACCTGCCGCTGGCGAAGCCGGTCCCTGACACGTATCGGTCTCGTCGGAAGAGGTTCAGCATGACCAGGAGCGACCCGTCGCTCGCGTCGACGCTCACAACCCAGCGCAGGTTCCCGCTCGCGTCACCCTGCAGCACGGCGATCCCGTCGTACGGTTCATCGGCCATCACAGTCCCCCTGCAGTGGTGAGCGGTCGAGATCAGTCTGGCCCCACCGCCTCGGTCGCGGGAGTCACCCGTCTGGCCGGTCCGCACGCGCGCGGGCCTGAACAGGTGAATCATGGAGGCGTCATCACCGGCAGGGAGGCCACCATGGGATCGCGCCACGACCACGACGTGAAGCACGGGAAGCACGACAAGAAGCAGAGCTTCCAGCAGCTCGTCCGGCTGGTCGCTTTCGGGCTGGCTGTCGCCGCCGTCGTGAAGGAGAAGCGCCTCCCACCCGAGGAGCGCACCTGGCACGGCGTCGTCGCCGGCTTCGTCCCCTACGACTTCCGGATGCCCACCGTTGCGCGGTTCCGTGAGCGGATGTGGAACCCGGACGGCAAGCACCTGATCAACCCGCGCGTCTTCGGCGTCGGGTGGACCATGAACGTCGGCAAGGCCGTCAAGCTCGTCCGCGAGAAGGTCGCCGAGGTGAGCTGACCCTGCTGACTACGGCGTGGGTCCACGCAGCGCCGACGACGGCACGAACGCCTCCGGCCCCGCCTCCCCGCCGAGACTCGCGGCCAACAGCTCCCGGGCCCGCGCCAGGTGCTCGTCGAGCATCGCCGCGGCCCCGGTCGCGTCGCCCGCCGCGATCAGCTCGAGCAACCGGGCGTGCTCGGCGACGATGATCTCGGGGCTGAGCTGCTGTCGCCCCTGCAGCTGCGCCATGCAGAGCTTCACCTCGAAGGCCAGCGAGTGGTACATCGCACTGGTCCGCTCGCTGCCGAGCTCGTCGATCAGGCTCGTGTGGAAGCGCATGTCCGGCTCGACGACGGCGTACGAGCCCTGCGCCCACAGCGCGGCGATCTCGGCGTTGGCCTCGCGTGCGGCCGCGGGGACGCGGCGGAGGGCGGCCAGGCGGCGCAGCACCTCCGACTCCAGGTAGGTGCGCGTGCGGTAGATGTCCCGCACGTCCTCCGGTCCGAGGTGCACCACGCGGGCCGTCTTGTGGGTGTTGCGCACAAGGACCTTCTCGGCGGTGAGCCGTTCGATCGCGGCCCGCGCGCTGGCTCGGGCGACCTCGTACCGGGTCGCGACGTCCAGCTCGGTCAGCGGGGTCCCCGGGGCCAGCACGCCGGACACGACCTGGTTGCGGAGGTCCTCGACGAGAGCGTCGACCAGGCTCGTCACCACGATCCCGCGCGCCATCACGCCCTCCTTCGCCACCGTGCGGACGAGCCCCACGATCTGGGACTCTTGTCACTTGCGTCTACTTGTCCGACAATCTAGCGAATCTCGATGAGGAGAACGATGACCTCGACGTCGTTGACCACGCCTGGTGCGCCCGCCCGACCGGCGGCCCGCCCGTGACCGCCGCCGCACCCACGTCGGTCGCGCCCACGCCGGCAACCCTCGGCCTGCTGCTCGCCGACTGCGTCGCGGACCCGGCCCAGATCAGCACCGACGAGCTGACACGCCGCGCCCTCTCCCACGACGCGTCCCACGTCCTGCTGCTCCCCTCGGCCGTCGTCGCACCGCGCGACGCGCACGAGGTGGCGCGGCTGCTCCAGGCCACCGCCGACGCCGGGATCCCGCTGACGTTCCGGTCCGGCGGCACCAGCCTCTCCGGGCAGGCCGGGAGCGACGGTGTGCTGGTCGACGTCCGGCGGCACTTCACCGGGATCGAGGTGCTCGACGACGGCGCCCGCGTCCGCGTCGGGCCCGGCGTCACGGTGCGCGCCGTCAACGCCCGTCTGGCCCGGTACGGCCGCAAGCTCGGCCCGGACCCCGCCAGCGAGGCGGCGTGCACGATCGGCGGCGTCGTCGCCAACAACTCCTCGGGGATGGCCTGCGGCACGGTCGAGAACAGCTACCGCACCCTCGAGTCCCTGGTGGCGGTGCTGCCGTCGGGCACGGTCGTCGACACCGGCGCAGCGGACGCGGACGACGTGCTCCGCACCCGTGAGCCGGCCCTGCACGCAGGGCTGCTCTCCCTTCGGCGACGCGTCCTCGACGACCCGGCCTCTCTCGCGACCGTCACCCGGCAGTTCGCGATGAAGAACACCATGGGCTACGGGATCAACGCCCTCGTGGACTTCGACTCGGTCCCGGAGATCCTGGCCCACCTGCTCGTCGGCAGCGAGGGCACGCTCGCGTTCCTCGCCTCGGCCACCTTCCGTACCGTCCCGGTACGCCCCCACGCCGCCTCGGCGCTGCTCGTGTTCGAGGACCTGTACGCGGCGAACCGCGCGCTGCCGGCCCTCGTGGCGACGGGTGCGGCGACGCTCGAGCTGATGGACGCGACCTCCCTGCGGGTCGGCCAGGCCATCCCCGGTGCACCCGCCGTGATCACGACGCTCACGGTGGACCGGCAGGCCGCCCTGCTGGTCGAGTACCAGGCGACCGACCCCGAGGAGCTCGAGCACCTCACGCGCGCGGCCCGCGCCACGCTCGACGCCCTGCCGCTCGCGGATCCGGTGGTTCTCAGCACGGACGCGACGATCCGCGGCGAGCTCTGGAAGCTCCGCAAGGGGCTCTACACGTCGGTGGCCGGAGCCCGCCGGAGCGGGAC
It encodes:
- a CDS encoding GAF domain-containing sensor histidine kinase, which produces MRSGSTEDVTGELLTAILDLAGDLDIRSLLERFVAVSTSLTGARFGAINIVDEHGASTTFVQSGVDERTVAALGHPPHATGVLGQIPDTGVLRLDDLTQHPAFGGLPPGHPPMGSFLGAAVRVRGERYGTLYLSQKPGGFVAEDESIVLALAAAAAVAVENAELYAIERRREQWLNAGQQITTMLLEGTDEEEVLEHIATTARQIDGADTCALVLPGRGGELVMEIVTGPDQAQLLGLDLTDDPRVTSALEDGTGQITSSLAAADDVHPLLAQYGPALFAPMRASGQGVGVLVLLRRLGAPPFNPIDLTLSRTFASQAALAFVLAEGRRVQGQTVLHDERTRIARDLHDLAIQQLFAAGLQLEAARADATIPLPPKLDGVIDSVIGHVDSGIRQIRVIVRTLDDPGAAVSLVQRVRAELELAQSALGFPPSLSITLDGDPIDVDGADRDPERAIDELVAPGRANNVVAVVREGLSNVARHARSGSVSVRVAVTSPPPHGAITVEVEDDGVGVPPAPSRASGTRNLQARALQSGGTFVILRPPSGRGALLRWTAPLD
- a CDS encoding DUF5808 domain-containing protein encodes the protein MGSRHDHDVKHGKHDKKQSFQQLVRLVAFGLAVAAVVKEKRLPPEERTWHGVVAGFVPYDFRMPTVARFRERMWNPDGKHLINPRVFGVGWTMNVGKAVKLVREKVAEVS
- a CDS encoding GntR family transcriptional regulator, encoding MARGIVVTSLVDALVEDLRNQVVSGVLAPGTPLTELDVATRYEVARASARAAIERLTAEKVLVRNTHKTARVVHLGPEDVRDIYRTRTYLESEVLRRLAALRRVPAAAREANAEIAALWAQGSYAVVEPDMRFHTSLIDELGSERTSAMYHSLAFEVKLCMAQLQGRQQLSPEIIVAEHARLLELIAAGDATGAAAMLDEHLARARELLAASLGGEAGPEAFVPSSALRGPTP